Within the Candidatus Syntrophosphaera sp. genome, the region ATTTCCTGGACCACCTGCCCTTCCGTAACCGCCTGTTCAAAGTCCCCATCTCGGACCGGGAATACTTCCTGATCGAGAACCGGCAGCAGAATCCCGACGCCAGCGTCGACCCCTACACCGGCCAGCCCAGCTATTCCTTCAAGCTCCTTCCCGAGGGCGAGCAGGACTATTATGAGAACTATCCGCTCCTGCCCTATTTCAACTTCATGGAAAACCGCTACATCGGCAGCGAATGGGATTTCATGCTCCCCGGGCTGGGCGGCCCCATCCCCATGGGCATGACCATTCCGGTGGACGGCTCCGGCCTGCTGATCTGGCATATCGACGAGAACGTCATCGCGGCCAATTTCACGCCCAATTTCGACCTCAACACGATCAACGCCCACGCGCCCCACAAGGGCATCGACGTCGAGGAAGCGGACGGGATCCAGCATCTGGACACCGCCGCGCCGGACCAATATAAGTGGGGCAGCCCCTACGACACCTTCCGGGCCGACAACAACGCCTATTTCGGCTATCAGACCCATAACGGCCTGCTCTCGCTTCCCACCGCGGAAAGCTACTACGGCGGCATCCCTCTCGAGATATACGATATCAGCGCCAGCGGCAATCAGATGGCTTTCTCCGTGCGCTTCGGCTGGAGGCTGTCGTCAAACTACGAAGGGGAAAACCCGATCAACGCCTGCATCGTGGATTTCGAAGCGAACGGGAGTTCCCAGATCGTCTATCCCATGCCGGACGGGCAGATCTACTTCTGGAACACGGACGGCATCAGCTATCAGGAACCCCTTTCCCGCCAGCCCATGGAACACACCTACGTTTGGACCGGACAGGATTTCTGGTTTCCGATGCAGCTTGAGCACATCGCCCGGCTCTACCGTCTGGGAGCCGAAGGGGGAGAATATGTCTACAACTTCAACGACCAGGACTGGGCCACCCATCCCCTCTACGATGGAGAATCGCTCTACCTGGCCCTGAACGCGGCCAACGGACAGGGCGGACGGCTCTACCGGCATGATCCGGGCCAAACGGGGGTCCACGCTCTCCGGGAATTCGAATATCCCATCGTCTCCAACCTGGCCCTCTTCCGCGACCGGCTCTACATCCCCTCGCATCAGGGCGGCAACTTCGCCGTCTGGAACTACAATCTGGACAGCGGGGAATTCCTCAGCAAGCTGGTTGATGTGCCGATCGATTCGACCCTGGTGGGGATCTTCAAGGCCCCCATCCTTCCCGGCAGCCAGAACGGGGAACTGGTCGTCCAGTGCCTGAATTCCGTTTACTTGTTCCGTGACATAGACACCGCGCCCCAACTGGTTCCCGGTTTTCCCTACGTGCACGACATGAGGTCCACCGCGCCGCTGACCATCGCGGACTGGGACTTCAACGGCAGCCTGGACCTGATTCTGACCTCAGACCAGGGGATCGCCGTGATCGACTATTCCGGAAAGCTGATGAGCCCGCCCAGCCTGAATCTGGCGGCCTCAGACAGCCTGGCCTTCAGCTCCGGCGCTCTGGTTCTGGACTTGGATAACGACGGAAAGAACGAACTGATCGGGTCTTTTTCCTTCAACCGCCTCAACGCCTGGGAGGATAATTTCCGGACCAAAGCCGGCTATCCGGTCTCCTTCGGTTCCCGCAGCCGCGGCCTGCCCCTGATCGGGACAGACCCGGACGGGATCACCTACGCCTGGGTGGCCTCGGACAACGGGGCCCTTTACCGCCAGCCTTTGCCGGACATCGTTACGGCGAACCTGGACCAAAGCTGGGCCAGCGAATATGCCAACCTCCAGCGCACAGCCAGCCGCGACCACAGCCAGCTTCCCAACATCTTCCAGAGCGAGAGCCTGTTTGTGGCTGGTGAACTCTATATCTATCCCAACCCCCTGAAATCCATATACGAGAACAAACTGACCCTCAACGTGATGACCAACCGGGACACGCCGATCGAGATCAGGATCTTCGATATCAACGGCAGCCTGGTCTACAAGCAGAAAGGCGAGGCCAAGGCCTATCTGCGCAACCGGGAGGCGATCGAGATCCCCGCGGAAAAACTCCGCTCGGGTGTCTACATCGCCGTGGTTTCCGGCGACCGGGCTTCCCGCCAGCTCAAGTTCGCGGTGGAAAAATAAAGGAGCGATCCACATGAAAACAACCCTTTTGACCCTGAACCTCCTCCTCCTGGCCCTGATGCCCCTTTCAGCCGGCATCCATCCCAACGCCGGGGAATACGGCTACCAGTTCCTGGACATCAGCACCAATCCGGTGGCCCTGGCCTTGGCCGGAAGAGGGATCCACGCCGGCACGGAACTCGCCTCCTTTGTTCGCCAGCCCGCCTCATCAGCCCTGGAAAGCCACCGCAGCCTGGGCGTCAGCCACTCCCTCTGGCTGGCCGACACCAAATACAACAACCTCTACTATTCCTATTCCGACCGCAGATCCCACCTCGGCCTTGCCCTGCGCCAACTGGACTATGGCGAACTGGAGATCCGGGACGACAATGGCTATCTGATCGGCCAATATTCCCCGCTGAACATGGACCTGATGGGCAATTACGCCCTGCGCCTCACCCCCGCGGTCTATGCCGGCCTGAACGCCGGAGTGGCCTACGAAAAGCTGAACACCGATTCCAGCCTGGGACTCCACGGCGACCTTGGCCTCACCTGGCTCCCGCCGGTCCGCAACACCCGATTCTCCCTGGCCTGGCGCAACCTGGGCCTCTCCTCCAAAATGAACGAGGAGGCCACCCTCTTCGCCCCCAGCCTGGAACTGGACCTGAGCAAGCAATTCCTCTTTGACAGCAATTCCCTGATCGTCGAGCTGAGCGGCATCAAGGCGGTGGATGAGAACTGGAAAGCCGCCGCCAGCGCGCAGTTCGCCCTCTACGATATGGTGCTCCTGAGAGTGGGCTACAAATACAACCACGACGCCGAAGACCTCAGCGCCGGCCTGGGATTCCGCTGGCGCAACATCGGCATCGATTACGGCTGGGCTTCCTTTTCCAGCCGCCTTAGCGATGTCCATTCCTTCGGCCTCTCCTACAACTTTTAGACGGACCAGCCAATGCGCAAAAGCCTGACCCTGACCGCCCTGCTCCTCCTGGGACTCATCATCTGCCTCCCGGCCAGGAACATCACGCCGGGACAGCTCATCTTCAAGAGCAGCCAGCCCCTCGACCCCAAATCCGACCGCACCGGCCTGACGGCCTTCGATTCCTACCTGAACCAGCTTGGCGCCTTCAACCTGCGCCCGATCAGGGGCATGCACACCCCGCAATACTTTCTGGTGGACCTGGCCCAGGAGCCGGATTGGGCGGCCGTAAAAAGCGGCTCCATCAGCTTCCCGGGAATCGAATACGTCCAGCCGAACGGCCTCTCCAGCTTACACCTCGAACCCAATGACCCGCTCTACCACCTCCAGTTCCACGACGTGACCTCCAATCCCCAGGCCTGGAACTACACCACCGGAAGCTCCACCGTGATCGTGGGTGTGATCGATTCCGGCGCGCTGATCCACCATCCGGACCTCTGGCCCAATATCTACATCAACCCAGGCGAGATCCCGGATAACGGCATCGACGACGACGGCAACGGCTACATCGACGATTGGTGCGGCTGGGACTTCGCCGACGCGCCTGAACTTTCCGACACCGCCGTGGGCGACTATCTCGAGCAGGACAATGACGTGGAGGACGAAAACTTCCACGGGACCCACGTTGCCGGCATCGTTGGCGCGGTGGGAAACAACGGCATCGGGGTCACCGGAGTGGCCTGGAACGTCAAGATCATGCCCATCCGGGCAGGCTTCCGCACCACCACGGGAGCGGGTTACCTCCAGGACGACGACGCCGCCGCGGCCATCATCTACGCCGCGGACAACGGCTGCCACATCATCAACATGAGCTGGGGCGATCCAGAATATTCCCCGATCATCGGCGACGCCTGCCAATACGCCTATGACAAGGGCGTGACCCTCGTCGCGTCCGCGGGAAACGATCCCGGCCCCTATCTCAGCTATCCGGCCAAGCTTTCCACCGTGATCTCGGTCGGCGCCATCAACCGCACCCGCACCATCGCCGGCTTTTCCAGCTATGGCATGGACATGGACCTGGTGGCCCCCGGAGAAATGGTGCTCAGCACCTACAAGCTGGAAGCTGGGGAACAGTATTTCGAGCAGAGCGGGACCTCGATGTCCGCGCCTTATGTCTGCGGAGCGGCGGCCTTGCTCCTTTCCCTGCACCCAGGATTGAGCCCTGCCGAGGTCCGCGCCAGGCTATGCAGTTCCACAGACGACCTGGGCGTTCCCGGCTTTGACCAGTTCTACGGCCACGGCCTGCTCAACACCAAAAAACTCCTTGAAAACACCACCCCGCCGCTGGTCTATATCGATACGCCCCTGGAACAAAGCGGCATCACGGACAGCGTCGATATCACCGGCACCGTCAAGGGAGACCATTTCTTCCGCTATTCGGTGATGTATACCGACGTGGCGGTTCCCACCATCCTCGATTGGTTCGACGTCCAGAGCCATCAGAACTATCCCACTTTCCACACCCAGCAGGTGGAAAACGGGGTCCTGGCCCGGTTCCACATCCCCGATTGGTTCCCCGAGGGGGTCTACACCATCCGCGTCCAGTTTGAGAACAGTTCCGGCAGCAAATACAACTATTACCGGGCGGTGGAATACGACCGCAGCCCGCCGGCGCTGATCCCGGAATCGCTGCAAGGCTTCCGGCGCTATGACGGGCAAAACCTGCGCTTCTACATCTCCGCCGTGTTCACCGAGCCTGTGCGCGCCGAACTGATCATCACCGATTCCAGTTTCAACGTCCACAACTGCTACGGCACCCAGTTGGACAGCCTGCACGTCTGGCCGGTGCCCCAGCATCTCCCGGAAGGCAGGATCAGCTTCCAGCTCGCCGCCACCAACATCAGCGGCCTGTCCTATACTTCTGGGCAGTTTGTCAATTTCATGGATATCGGCTATGAAGTGATATCCAGCTATGGCTATGCCTGGGAACATCTGGGCATGGCCCGCGTGCCGCTCAATTACACCTACGATTACAACGGCGACGGCTATCCGGAATACATCGCCATGGACCTCCCCACCTCAGGCTACGGCAACGTTTTCGTCTATCAGCCGGGGGCGGCCGGGCACCAGGTCATGCATTCCTTCAACGACAATTTCTGGATCCTCGGAGCCGGCAACACCAACGAATTCGGCATGGAGATCCTCCAGTTGAAAGCCGATACCGCCATCCTTTTGGAAAGCCAGCTCTCCAGCACCTATCCCAACCTGCCGATCTGGGAGGCAACCGCAATCACCGGTGGTGTGATCGCGGACTACACCGGCGACGGGATCGACGACATCCTGCTGGTCAAAAACCTCCCGGCGGAACGTATCATCCAGGCTTACCGGCGTTCCGGCAACACCTTCCTGGCCAAAAACGTCCTCCACAACACCAGTGAAACGAACGTGA harbors:
- a CDS encoding PorV/PorQ family protein yields the protein MKTTLLTLNLLLLALMPLSAGIHPNAGEYGYQFLDISTNPVALALAGRGIHAGTELASFVRQPASSALESHRSLGVSHSLWLADTKYNNLYYSYSDRRSHLGLALRQLDYGELEIRDDNGYLIGQYSPLNMDLMGNYALRLTPAVYAGLNAGVAYEKLNTDSSLGLHGDLGLTWLPPVRNTRFSLAWRNLGLSSKMNEEATLFAPSLELDLSKQFLFDSNSLIVELSGIKAVDENWKAAASAQFALYDMVLLRVGYKYNHDAEDLSAGLGFRWRNIGIDYGWASFSSRLSDVHSFGLSYNF
- a CDS encoding S8 family serine peptidase — its product is MRKSLTLTALLLLGLIICLPARNITPGQLIFKSSQPLDPKSDRTGLTAFDSYLNQLGAFNLRPIRGMHTPQYFLVDLAQEPDWAAVKSGSISFPGIEYVQPNGLSSLHLEPNDPLYHLQFHDVTSNPQAWNYTTGSSTVIVGVIDSGALIHHPDLWPNIYINPGEIPDNGIDDDGNGYIDDWCGWDFADAPELSDTAVGDYLEQDNDVEDENFHGTHVAGIVGAVGNNGIGVTGVAWNVKIMPIRAGFRTTTGAGYLQDDDAAAAIIYAADNGCHIINMSWGDPEYSPIIGDACQYAYDKGVTLVASAGNDPGPYLSYPAKLSTVISVGAINRTRTIAGFSSYGMDMDLVAPGEMVLSTYKLEAGEQYFEQSGTSMSAPYVCGAAALLLSLHPGLSPAEVRARLCSSTDDLGVPGFDQFYGHGLLNTKKLLENTTPPLVYIDTPLEQSGITDSVDITGTVKGDHFFRYSVMYTDVAVPTILDWFDVQSHQNYPTFHTQQVENGVLARFHIPDWFPEGVYTIRVQFENSSGSKYNYYRAVEYDRSPPALIPESLQGFRRYDGQNLRFYISAVFTEPVRAELIITDSSFNVHNCYGTQLDSLHVWPVPQHLPEGRISFQLAATNISGLSYTSGQFVNFMDIGYEVISSYGYAWEHLGMARVPLNYTYDYNGDGYPEYIAMDLPTSGYGNVFVYQPGAAGHQVMHSFNDNFWILGAGNTNEFGMEILQLKADTAILLESQLSSTYPNLPIWEATAITGGVIADYTGDGIDDILLVKNLPAERIIQAYRRSGNTFLAKNVLHNTSETNVRNTFVPTIIVKNFDNDNYLDILTADTDGDLMIYEIRNDNLSELVWSYRMPIGNTYSLTSGDFDGNGSQDFFVGGYYRDILDQNQNFWYFEGFRNVANNSYASMGSIMFNEVISQNAIQAADLDNDGKDEIILAIAPNLYVLKYEGGRFVPKFCGESFRTYSILTYKDANNRPYFLTNYKAENDSVFAVEWTSDDPFTGPPTPANFLVRPLDEQSVDLSWIDSGAQHYRIYRRDESGDTTLIDNLQGTSYLDTGLTEGQTYQYAITAWHSNFSPAESVPTIWQNAVPFHVPIITSIEMVGRNQLRIMFDQQMGTSIINPTLYYVSHGIGHPSSANHIATQHGVHLQFSTMFPAIGSNFILNLSEIVSANGILMQDLEYEFAYQEDTVPPRVEGATVMEDKRSVQIVFSEPIAPLNPSPELLLNYTLHCHSNDPDNFISSVVHLDDRIQVNLANPLKFGSSAYQIRVDNLRDLAGNTISPQQNIARFALVNTRDLKDLIVYPNPVRQGNQLCRFLNFPSNKKGNIRIYDSSGHLVMSASIPPFDPNIDPIHKWDWDLKNNNGSKVSSGVYFYVIEMGGEIGRGKIAIIN
- a CDS encoding T9SS type A sorting domain-containing protein → MPLKLTICLIMALCLAGQMSAMVPPHPQMEQVPAGFRATRLELPPGGISASAGSRTVPNDIIVLRVQFSDVQFQATPEYPDYLAHDGAFFDRWMLHLSDFFADASHYLYELNYTLHPSVFTLPQTMGYYGADDAATGQIDARLDQFTLDLMAQADPAIDFSQYGGVIVFHAGAGQESDISRLRPEQIWSTFLTRKRLQYWFDEENDAYPGLATDDGAILTNIVIVPEHEFQDYFPGPGEPGAEVYLFSIYGVLAHQFGHILGLPSLFDNDSSNGVSQGIGNWGLMGTGIWNASGYVPAQLSPWCRVFLGWEPFVTVTQSSEDLIVDHFLDHLPFRNRLFKVPISDREYFLIENRQQNPDASVDPYTGQPSYSFKLLPEGEQDYYENYPLLPYFNFMENRYIGSEWDFMLPGLGGPIPMGMTIPVDGSGLLIWHIDENVIAANFTPNFDLNTINAHAPHKGIDVEEADGIQHLDTAAPDQYKWGSPYDTFRADNNAYFGYQTHNGLLSLPTAESYYGGIPLEIYDISASGNQMAFSVRFGWRLSSNYEGENPINACIVDFEANGSSQIVYPMPDGQIYFWNTDGISYQEPLSRQPMEHTYVWTGQDFWFPMQLEHIARLYRLGAEGGEYVYNFNDQDWATHPLYDGESLYLALNAANGQGGRLYRHDPGQTGVHALREFEYPIVSNLALFRDRLYIPSHQGGNFAVWNYNLDSGEFLSKLVDVPIDSTLVGIFKAPILPGSQNGELVVQCLNSVYLFRDIDTAPQLVPGFPYVHDMRSTAPLTIADWDFNGSLDLILTSDQGIAVIDYSGKLMSPPSLNLAASDSLAFSSGALVLDLDNDGKNELIGSFSFNRLNAWEDNFRTKAGYPVSFGSRSRGLPLIGTDPDGITYAWVASDNGALYRQPLPDIVTANLDQSWASEYANLQRTASRDHSQLPNIFQSESLFVAGELYIYPNPLKSIYENKLTLNVMTNRDTPIEIRIFDINGSLVYKQKGEAKAYLRNREAIEIPAEKLRSGVYIAVVSGDRASRQLKFAVEK